A stretch of the Aphis gossypii isolate Hap1 chromosome 2, ASM2018417v2, whole genome shotgun sequence genome encodes the following:
- the LOC114123145 gene encoding serine/threonine-protein phosphatase 4 catalytic subunit, giving the protein MSKMYESNSDLDRQIEQLKRCEIIQENEVKALCAKAREILIEESNVQRVDSPVTVCGDIHGQFYDLKELFKVGGDVPERNYLFMGDFVDRGFFSVETFLLLLALKVRYPDRITLIRGNHESRQITQVYGFYDECLRKYNSVAVWRYCTEIFDYLSLSAIIDGKIFCVHGGLSPSIQTLDQIRTIDRKQEVPHDGPMCDLLWSDPENTQGWGVSPRGAGYLFGSDVVSQFNTTNDIDIICRAHQLVMEGYKWHFDETVLTVWSAPNYCYRCGNVAAILELSETLQRDFTIFEAAPQENRGMPTKKHAADYFL; this is encoded by the exons ATGTCCAAGATGTATGAATCCAATAGCGACTTAGACCGACAGATCGAACAACTCAAACGATGTGAAATCATCCAAGAGAATGAAGTGAAGGCGTTATGCGCTAAAGCCCGTGAAATACTCATTGAAGAGAGTAATGTACAGCGTGTCGACTCTCCTGTCACT GTATGTGGTGATATTCATGGACAATTCTATGACCTAAAAGAATTGTTTAAAGTTGGCGGGGATGTTCCtgaaagaaattatttatttatgggtGATTTTGTCGACCGAGGATTCTTCAGTGTTGAGACATTTTTACTTCTACTtgctttaaaa GTTAGATATCCTGATCGAATAACCTTGATACGTGGTAACCATGAATCCCGACAAATTACTCAAGTTTATGGTTTTTATGATGAATGTTTACGAAAATACAATAGTGTTGCTGTATGGCGTTATTGTACCGAAATTTTTGATTACCTAAGCTTATCTGCTATTATTGATGGAAaa atattctGTGTACACGGTGGATTATCGCCTTCAATTCAAACATTGGATCAAATTAGAACTATTGATAGAAAACAAGAAGTTCCTCATGATGGACCTATGTGTGATTTATTGTGGTCTGATCCTGAAA atactcAAGGATGGGGTGTGAGTCCTCGAGGTGCTGGATACCTTTTTGGTTCCGATGTTGTTTCCCAGTTTAATACTACAAatgatatagatattatttgtcGAGCTCATCAGCTAGTCATGGAAGGATATAAATGGCATTTTGATGAAACTGTGCTTACTGTTTGGTCGGCaccaaattattgttatcg ATGTGGTAACGTTGCGGCAATATTGGAACTTAGTGAAACACTACAAAgagattttacaatatttgaagCAGCTCCACAAGAAAACCGAGGAATGCCAACAAAAAAACACGCAGCTGACTATTTCCTTTAA
- the LOC114123146 gene encoding calmodulin-beta-like isoform X2: MNRQIDEQMPQNVSAQPTVTKHHSNNVVNGTTPKPTINEKPTEIQVHPQPTQPTDRNLVHVTKAQMKEFQEAFRLFDKDGDGSITKEELGRVMRSLGQFAREEELETMLQEVDIDGDGAFSFQEFVEIVYNMGGTAEKTADQEEKELRDAFRVFDKHNRGYISASDLRAVLQCLGEDLSEEESNTVVGTYYNRYFIYYAISRTIFSLALFILVEDMIKEVDVDGDGRIDFYEFVNALGEPGDDYDENDEDEEDIYPQLDIQT; the protein is encoded by the exons atg AATCGGCAAATAGATGAACAAATGCCACAGAATGTAAGCGCACAACCAACGGTAACGAAACACCACAGTAATAATGTAGTGAACGGCACCACTCCGAAACCCACAATCAATGAAAAACCAACGGAAATCCAAGTACATCCACAACCCACTCAGCCTACCGATAGAAACTTAGTGCACGTTACTAAAGCACAAATGAAAG AATTTCAAGAAGCATTTAGGTTATTTGATAAAGACGGTGATGGCAGCATCACTAAAGAGGAATTGGGTCGAGTTATGCGGAGTCTTGGACAGTTCGCTAGAGAAGAAGAATTGGAAACAATGTTACAAGAAGTCGATATtgatg GCGATGGAGCTTTCAGTTTTCAAGAGTTTGTGGAAATTGTGTACAATATGGGTGGTACGGCAGAAAAGACAGCAGATCAAGAGGAAAAAGAACTCCGAGACGCATTTAGG GTATTTGACAAACATAACAGAGGATATATAAGTGCGTCGGATTTAAGAGCCGTCCTTCAATGTTTGGGTGAAGATTTATCAGAAGAAGAAA GTAATactgtagtaggtacctactataataggtattttatatattacgcgATTTCTAGAACAATTTTTTCTCTTGCTTTATTTATTCTAGTTGAGGATATGATTAAGGAAGTAGACGTGGACGGAGATGGAAGAATCGATTTTTACG agtttGTGAATGCTCTCGGAGAACCAGGAGATGATTATGATGAAAATGATGAAGATGAAGAAGACATTTATCCTCAATTGGACATTCAAacatag
- the LOC114123146 gene encoding neo-calmodulin-like isoform X4, protein MNRQIDEQMPQNVSAQPTVTKHHSNNVVNGTTPKPTINEKPTEIQVHPQPTQPTDRNLVHVTKAQMKEFQEAFRLFDKDGDGSITKEELGRVMRSLGQFAREEELETMLQEVDIDGDGAFSFQEFVEIVYNMGGTAEKTADQEEKELRDAFRVFDKHNRGYISASDLRAVLQCLGEDLSEEEIEDMIKEVDVDGDGRIDFYEFVNALGEPGDDYDENDEDEEDIYPQLDIQT, encoded by the exons atg AATCGGCAAATAGATGAACAAATGCCACAGAATGTAAGCGCACAACCAACGGTAACGAAACACCACAGTAATAATGTAGTGAACGGCACCACTCCGAAACCCACAATCAATGAAAAACCAACGGAAATCCAAGTACATCCACAACCCACTCAGCCTACCGATAGAAACTTAGTGCACGTTACTAAAGCACAAATGAAAG AATTTCAAGAAGCATTTAGGTTATTTGATAAAGACGGTGATGGCAGCATCACTAAAGAGGAATTGGGTCGAGTTATGCGGAGTCTTGGACAGTTCGCTAGAGAAGAAGAATTGGAAACAATGTTACAAGAAGTCGATATtgatg GCGATGGAGCTTTCAGTTTTCAAGAGTTTGTGGAAATTGTGTACAATATGGGTGGTACGGCAGAAAAGACAGCAGATCAAGAGGAAAAAGAACTCCGAGACGCATTTAGG GTATTTGACAAACATAACAGAGGATATATAAGTGCGTCGGATTTAAGAGCCGTCCTTCAATGTTTGGGTGAAGATTTATCAGAAGAAGAAA TTGAGGATATGATTAAGGAAGTAGACGTGGACGGAGATGGAAGAATCGATTTTTACG agtttGTGAATGCTCTCGGAGAACCAGGAGATGATTATGATGAAAATGATGAAGATGAAGAAGACATTTATCCTCAATTGGACATTCAAacatag
- the LOC114123146 gene encoding neo-calmodulin-like isoform X5, translating into MQHPRDPAKDHQKFQEAFRLFDKDGDGSITKEELGRVMRSLGQFAREEELETMLQEVDIDGDGAFSFQEFVEIVYNMGGTAEKTADQEEKELRDAFRVFDKHNRGYISASDLRAVLQCLGEDLSEEESNTVVGTYYNRYFIYYAISRTIFSLALFILVEDMIKEVDVDGDGRIDFYEFVNALGEPGDDYDENDEDEEDIYPQLDIQT; encoded by the exons ATGCAGCATCCCCGGGACCCGGCAAAAGACCATCAGA AATTTCAAGAAGCATTTAGGTTATTTGATAAAGACGGTGATGGCAGCATCACTAAAGAGGAATTGGGTCGAGTTATGCGGAGTCTTGGACAGTTCGCTAGAGAAGAAGAATTGGAAACAATGTTACAAGAAGTCGATATtgatg GCGATGGAGCTTTCAGTTTTCAAGAGTTTGTGGAAATTGTGTACAATATGGGTGGTACGGCAGAAAAGACAGCAGATCAAGAGGAAAAAGAACTCCGAGACGCATTTAGG GTATTTGACAAACATAACAGAGGATATATAAGTGCGTCGGATTTAAGAGCCGTCCTTCAATGTTTGGGTGAAGATTTATCAGAAGAAGAAA GTAATactgtagtaggtacctactataataggtattttatatattacgcgATTTCTAGAACAATTTTTTCTCTTGCTTTATTTATTCTAGTTGAGGATATGATTAAGGAAGTAGACGTGGACGGAGATGGAAGAATCGATTTTTACG agtttGTGAATGCTCTCGGAGAACCAGGAGATGATTATGATGAAAATGATGAAGATGAAGAAGACATTTATCCTCAATTGGACATTCAAacatag
- the LOC114123146 gene encoding uncharacterized protein LOC114123146 isoform X1, whose product MDGKISSVFEKYFSPSPLVNQIRNFVNRQIDEQMPQNVSAQPTVTKHHSNNVVNGTTPKPTINEKPTEIQVHPQPTQPTDRNLVHVTKAQMKEFQEAFRLFDKDGDGSITKEELGRVMRSLGQFAREEELETMLQEVDIDGDGAFSFQEFVEIVYNMGGTAEKTADQEEKELRDAFRVFDKHNRGYISASDLRAVLQCLGEDLSEEESNTVVGTYYNRYFIYYAISRTIFSLALFILVEDMIKEVDVDGDGRIDFYEFVNALGEPGDDYDENDEDEEDIYPQLDIQT is encoded by the exons atggaTGGTAAAATATCATcggtatttgaaaaatacttttcgCCTTCCCCGTTGGTGAACCAAATAAGGAATTTTGTC AATCGGCAAATAGATGAACAAATGCCACAGAATGTAAGCGCACAACCAACGGTAACGAAACACCACAGTAATAATGTAGTGAACGGCACCACTCCGAAACCCACAATCAATGAAAAACCAACGGAAATCCAAGTACATCCACAACCCACTCAGCCTACCGATAGAAACTTAGTGCACGTTACTAAAGCACAAATGAAAG AATTTCAAGAAGCATTTAGGTTATTTGATAAAGACGGTGATGGCAGCATCACTAAAGAGGAATTGGGTCGAGTTATGCGGAGTCTTGGACAGTTCGCTAGAGAAGAAGAATTGGAAACAATGTTACAAGAAGTCGATATtgatg GCGATGGAGCTTTCAGTTTTCAAGAGTTTGTGGAAATTGTGTACAATATGGGTGGTACGGCAGAAAAGACAGCAGATCAAGAGGAAAAAGAACTCCGAGACGCATTTAGG GTATTTGACAAACATAACAGAGGATATATAAGTGCGTCGGATTTAAGAGCCGTCCTTCAATGTTTGGGTGAAGATTTATCAGAAGAAGAAA GTAATactgtagtaggtacctactataataggtattttatatattacgcgATTTCTAGAACAATTTTTTCTCTTGCTTTATTTATTCTAGTTGAGGATATGATTAAGGAAGTAGACGTGGACGGAGATGGAAGAATCGATTTTTACG agtttGTGAATGCTCTCGGAGAACCAGGAGATGATTATGATGAAAATGATGAAGATGAAGAAGACATTTATCCTCAATTGGACATTCAAacatag
- the LOC114123146 gene encoding neo-calmodulin-like isoform X3, translated as MDGKISSVFEKYFSPSPLVNQIRNFVNRQIDEQMPQNVSAQPTVTKHHSNNVVNGTTPKPTINEKPTEIQVHPQPTQPTDRNLVHVTKAQMKEFQEAFRLFDKDGDGSITKEELGRVMRSLGQFAREEELETMLQEVDIDGDGAFSFQEFVEIVYNMGGTAEKTADQEEKELRDAFRVFDKHNRGYISASDLRAVLQCLGEDLSEEEIEDMIKEVDVDGDGRIDFYEFVNALGEPGDDYDENDEDEEDIYPQLDIQT; from the exons atggaTGGTAAAATATCATcggtatttgaaaaatacttttcgCCTTCCCCGTTGGTGAACCAAATAAGGAATTTTGTC AATCGGCAAATAGATGAACAAATGCCACAGAATGTAAGCGCACAACCAACGGTAACGAAACACCACAGTAATAATGTAGTGAACGGCACCACTCCGAAACCCACAATCAATGAAAAACCAACGGAAATCCAAGTACATCCACAACCCACTCAGCCTACCGATAGAAACTTAGTGCACGTTACTAAAGCACAAATGAAAG AATTTCAAGAAGCATTTAGGTTATTTGATAAAGACGGTGATGGCAGCATCACTAAAGAGGAATTGGGTCGAGTTATGCGGAGTCTTGGACAGTTCGCTAGAGAAGAAGAATTGGAAACAATGTTACAAGAAGTCGATATtgatg GCGATGGAGCTTTCAGTTTTCAAGAGTTTGTGGAAATTGTGTACAATATGGGTGGTACGGCAGAAAAGACAGCAGATCAAGAGGAAAAAGAACTCCGAGACGCATTTAGG GTATTTGACAAACATAACAGAGGATATATAAGTGCGTCGGATTTAAGAGCCGTCCTTCAATGTTTGGGTGAAGATTTATCAGAAGAAGAAA TTGAGGATATGATTAAGGAAGTAGACGTGGACGGAGATGGAAGAATCGATTTTTACG agtttGTGAATGCTCTCGGAGAACCAGGAGATGATTATGATGAAAATGATGAAGATGAAGAAGACATTTATCCTCAATTGGACATTCAAacatag